The segment ATAGCGTGTGCGGCCGGCCCTTGCGCGCGAATTGCCCCGTTCCGCTCAGCTTCAGCGCGAACGGGGCGGCGCGCACCCGGCCCAGCTCGGCGGCGAGGTCTTCCGCGTCAGGCGGCGGTATATCGCCCACGAAACGCAGGGTCAGGTGCAACTGGTCGTCGCTCTGCCACCGCGCGCCCTCCACGCCGCCCATTGCATCGAGCAGCGCGTCGCGCACGGGTTCGGGCGGCCGCAGGGCGACGAACAGACGAGGCATGGCGCAGCTCCAGTCGGCGGCCGCGGTGGGTGCCCGCGGCCGCTGCGACCGTCTTTACCAGATCCGCGCGCGCTGTTCAGGCGGGATGTAGTTCTTGTCGCCCGGCTTCACGTCGAACGCCGCGTACCATGCATCCACGTTGCGCAGCGGGCCGATGGTGCGGAACCGTTCTGGGCTGTGCGGATCGGTGGTGACCTGGCTGCGCAGATCGTCCTCGCGCGCCTTGGACCGCCACACCTGCGCATAGGCGAGGAAAAACCGCTGGTCGCCAGTCAGCCCGTCGATCACCGGCGCTTCCTTGCCGCCCAATGACTTGTGGTAGGCATCGTAGGCCACGAGCACGCCGGCGAGATCGGCGATGTTCTCGCCCATCGTCAGTTCCGGGTTCACGAACGCGCCCGGTACGGCTTCGTATTTCGCGTACTGATCGCCGAACACCTTGGCCTCTTTCTCGAACCGCGCGGAGTCCTGCGGAGTCCACCAGTCGCGCACCGCGCCGTTGGCATCGATCTTGCGGCCCTGGTCATCGAACCCGTGGCTGATCTCGTGACCGATCACGACGCCGATCGCGCCATAGTTGACCGCCGGATCGGCATAAGGATCGAAGAAGGGCGGCTGCAGGATTCCGGCCGGAAATACCATCTTGTTCTCCAGCCCGCCGTTGTAGGCGTTCACCGTCTGCGGGTTCATGACCCACTTCTTCTTGTCGACCGGCTTGCCGAGATCGCTCATCGCATAGTCGGCGTTGAACTTGGTCGCGTTGCGGACGTTGTCGTACAGGCTGGTGGGCGACACCTGCAGCCCGTCGAAATTGCGGAATTCGTCGGGATTGCCGACCATGACCTGCATCTTCTCCAGCTTCTCCAGCGCGGCATCCTTGGTGGCGGCGCCCATCCAGTCGTTGCCGCGAATACGGTCCGCCATCGCCAGCTTCAGGTTCCGGACCAGCTCCTCCATCCGGGTCTTGGCAACCGCGGGGAAGTATTCGGCCACGTACGCCTCACCCACCAGCTCGCCCAGCGAGGTATTGACGTTGGTGATCGCCCGCTTCCACCGCGGCTGCTGTTCGCTGACACCCGACAGCGTGCTGGTGAAGGCAAAGCGGCTGTCGACCATGCGCTTGTTCAGATAGGGCGAGGCCTGGTGCGCGACGTGGAACTGCTCCCACAGCTTCAGCGTGTCGAGATCGGTGCTGGCGTACAGCTCTGCCAGCGCCTTGATCGCGGTGTTCTCGTTGACGATGATCCGGTCCTGCGGCGGAATGCCCGCGCCCTGGAAATACGCGTTCCAGTCGATCCCCGGTGCGTATGCGGCCAGCTGCGCGCTCGACATGGGGTTGTTGATCTTGCCGATGTCGCGCCGGTCGGCGATCGGCCACGAAAGCTGCGCCACATACGTCTCGAACGCCAGCACCTCCTGTGCCGAGACGGCGGGGTTGGCCACGCCGATGGCGCGGAAGGTCCGCTCGATATAGTCCTGGTAGGCAGCGCGCTGCTTGGCGAACTGCGGGTTGAAGTAATAATCGCGCTCCGGCAGTCCCAGCCCGCTCTGGCCGAACCACAGCACGTTCATTTCGGGATTGCCGGTGTCGGCATAGGGCCCGCCGCCGAACAGGGTGGTCCCGAACTTGTCGTAGGTTGAGCCCATGAAGCGGGCGAATTCCGTCTTGTCGCCGATGGCGCGGACGCGGGCGATGTCCTGCATCAACGGGGCGACACCGGCGCGCTCCACCGCGGCCTCGTCCAGAAACGTGCGGTAGAGCATCCCGTACTTGGTCTGCGCGGCGGATTGCGCGGTGACGAGATCGCGCACCTGTTCCTGCGAGCGTTCGCCCAGGTCGACGAACGATCCGGTGGAAGCCCGGTCCGCCGGGATATCGGTCCGGTCGATCCACGCGCCGCTCGCGTAGCGTTCGAAATCGTCGCCCGGCCTGGCGCTGAGATCGCGCGTGGTGAGGTCGAGCCCGTAATCGCCGATCGCCGCCTGTCCGGTGACGACGATCTGTTCGTTGTCATCAGCGCTGGTGTTCTGCGCCAGCGCCGGCGCGGCGGCGAGCGACAGGCCGAGCGCCGTGGCGGCGGCTAGCATGGATTTGAAGCTGGTCATGTGATCGCGGTCCCCCTGGGTATCGACAGGTGCTTGGCGCCGCGCACGCGGCCGCGCAAGTGGTTGGTGGTGAAACCGGTTCGGCGGCCCGGGCGAGGGCTGGTCGACCAACGGGCCAGCCCAACCGACGAACGCGGGCGCTCATGCTGCCGCCCGTGCCGGCGGCGCCAGACGTTGCATTCCGGACCCCGACCCCCACATCGCACGTTCGGCGGGGGAGGGCGTCCCGCGCATCTCTTGACACTCGCGAACGAAACCGGAACACGCTACTCCTATGTCTCTCACTCAGATCAGCGTGCGTGGCGCCCGCGAGCATAATCTCAAGGGCATCGACATCGATCTGCCGCGCGATGCGCTGATCGTTATCACCGGGTTGTCCGGCTCCGGCAAGTCGAGCCTGGCGTTCGACACGATCTATGCCGAAGGGCAGCGGCGCTATGTCGAGAGCTTGAGCGCCTACGCGCGCCAGTTCCTCGAGATGATGCAGAAGCCCGATGTCGAGCATATCGACGGTCTCAGCCCCGCGATCTCGATCGAGCAGAAGACCACGTCGCGCAACCCGCGCTCGACCGTGGCGACAGTGACCGAGATCTACGATTACATGCGCCTGCTGTGGGCGCGGGTCGGGGTGCCATATTCGCCCGCCACCGGTTTGCCGATCGAGGCGCAGACGGTGTCCAACATGGTCGACCGGGTGATGACCCTACCCGAAGGGACGCGCGCCTACTTGCTCGCGCCCGTGGTGCGCGGCCGCAAGGGAGAATACCGCAAGGAACTGCTCGAGTGGCAGAAGGCCGGCTTCACCCGCGTGCGCATCGACGGCGAGATGTACGAGATCGGCGAGGCGCCGGCGCTCGACAAGAAGTTCAAGCACGACATCGAGGTGGTGGTCGATCGTCTCGCGGTGCGCGAGGGGATCGAGACCCGGCTGGCCGACAGCTTCGAACAGGCGCTGAAGCTGGCCGAAGGGCTGGTCTATTTCGACCTGGCGGACGGCGTGGTCCCGGGGCGCGAGGCCGAGGGCGAGGCGGGCGGCGCGATGAAGGGGGCGGGGCTCCCCGCCAACCGGATCGTGTTCTCCGAAAAGTTCGCCTGCCCGGTGTCCGGCTTCACCATCGAGGAGGTCGAGCCGCGGCTGTTCTCGTTCAACGCTCCGCAGGGCGCGTGCCCGGCGTGCGATGGCCTGGGCGAAAAGCTGCTGTTCGACCCGCAGCTGGTGGTGCCGAACGAGCACCTTAGCCTGAAGCAGGGCGCGGTGGTGCCGTGGGCCAAGTCCAACCCGCCGAGCCCGTACTACATGCAGGTGCTGAGTAGCCTGGCAAAGGAGTTCGGCTTCGACCTCACCACCCCGTGGGAGGCGCTGGGCGAGGACAACCAGACCGTCATCCTCCACGGCACCAAGGGCAAGGCCGTGCCGCTCACCTTCAAGGACGGGCGCAAGGAATACACCGTGCGCAAGGCGTTCGAGGGGGTGATCGGCAACCTCAACCGCCGGATGCTGCAGACCGAAAGCGCGTGGATGCGCGAGGAGCTGGGCAAGTACCAGACCGCGCAGGCGTGCGAGACCTGCCTCGGCAAGCGGCTCAATGACAAGGCTCTGAGCGTCAAGATCGCCGGGACCGACATCGCCACCCCCACGCAGATGAGCGTGACGATGGCCAAGGACTGGTTCCTCGCCCTGCCGGACCAGCTGACCGACACGCAGAACCAGATCGCCCGCGCGATCCTGAAGGAGATCAACGAGCGGCTGG is part of the Altererythrobacter sp. TH136 genome and harbors:
- a CDS encoding M13 family metallopeptidase, which produces MTSFKSMLAAATALGLSLAAAPALAQNTSADDNEQIVVTGQAAIGDYGLDLTTRDLSARPGDDFERYASGAWIDRTDIPADRASTGSFVDLGERSQEQVRDLVTAQSAAQTKYGMLYRTFLDEAAVERAGVAPLMQDIARVRAIGDKTEFARFMGSTYDKFGTTLFGGGPYADTGNPEMNVLWFGQSGLGLPERDYYFNPQFAKQRAAYQDYIERTFRAIGVANPAVSAQEVLAFETYVAQLSWPIADRRDIGKINNPMSSAQLAAYAPGIDWNAYFQGAGIPPQDRIIVNENTAIKALAELYASTDLDTLKLWEQFHVAHQASPYLNKRMVDSRFAFTSTLSGVSEQQPRWKRAITNVNTSLGELVGEAYVAEYFPAVAKTRMEELVRNLKLAMADRIRGNDWMGAATKDAALEKLEKMQVMVGNPDEFRNFDGLQVSPTSLYDNVRNATKFNADYAMSDLGKPVDKKKWVMNPQTVNAYNGGLENKMVFPAGILQPPFFDPYADPAVNYGAIGVVIGHEISHGFDDQGRKIDANGAVRDWWTPQDSARFEKEAKVFGDQYAKYEAVPGAFVNPELTMGENIADLAGVLVAYDAYHKSLGGKEAPVIDGLTGDQRFFLAYAQVWRSKAREDDLRSQVTTDPHSPERFRTIGPLRNVDAWYAAFDVKPGDKNYIPPEQRARIW